GCTCTACGGTGTCTCTAGCAACCACCGTGTCGTTGCCCAGGAGATGGCCGATATGAAGCAGAAGCTTGAGGAGGAGCTCGCCCACGGCCATGCTCCCTGGCAAGAAGTCTTCACTGGCCCCCGCATGTTGCACCGCATCTTGCTCGGCGTTGCTCTGCAATCTTTGCAACAGTTGACCGGTGCCAACTTCATCTTCTACTACAGTACCAGTATCTTCCATGGTATCGGTCTCAGCAACTCCTACGTCACCTCAATCATTCTCGGTGCCGTCAACTTTGGTATGACCCTGCCCGGTCTATACATTGTCGAGCACTACGGTCGCCGCAAGTGTCTGATGTACGGTGCCGCTTGGATGTTTGTCTGCTTCATGATCTGGGCCTCCGTCGGTCACGAGATCTTGAACAATAACCCCTCTGCCCACTCCGCCGGTGTTACCATGATTGTCTTCACCTGCTTTTTCATTGTTGGCTTCGCCACCACTTGGGGTCCTATCATCTGGGCTATCTGCGGTGAGATGTACCCCTTCAAGTACCGCGCTATCTGCATGGGCGTTGCTACCGCTGCCAATTGGACCTGGAACTttttgatttctttcttcactCCCTTCATCTCAAACACCATCGACTTCCGCTACGGCTACGTCTTCGCTGCCTGCTGCTTCCTTGCCGTCCTCgttgtcttcttctttgtcAACGAGACTCAGGGCCGGACCCTCGAGGAGGTCGACACCATGTACGTCCTCCACGTTAAGCCCTGGAAGTCTGCTGGCTGGGTTCCCCCCGAGGGCATCGTTGCCGACCTGCAGGGATCTTCCACCGGGGGTCGCAAGGAGGTTGAAGCCGGCACTGGtgagcaccagcaccacgaCGAGTCTCACGAAATTCGCGAGGAGTGATGTGATAATGGCTGAACGGATAGCGCGTATCGCGCGCCGCCTATGTGGCTACTTTTCAACCAATTCTGTGTTCATAATTAACTCTACTCATTCATTTAGTTGGGTCTCCGCCATATCCCTATGGAGACCATGATTTAATAGCATTACAAGCAAAAGCTTGCCCTAGCAATctaatttcttcatcagatTGATTTTAACAATCCCAGCTTCTATCTTCCCACAACTATGTCTAATCCCACTACTGATTGAAGAGATTACTGATTCCCAAACTCCATCCCAGCTCCCTTTCTAACCGCCCCATAAACAGCAGCAACGTCTCCCTTGACCCCCTTGACCTCCTTGACCCCCTCCAGAAGTCCATCCATAACCTCGACATTTCTCATCCGCAGTCCTCCCTCTTTCGCAATCTTATACGCATGTCCCAGATCCTTCCTAGCAAGATCAACTGCAAAAAGCGGCTCCTCTCGGGTACAATAATCCCCACCGACCATCCTTTCCGCATAATTAGCAAACGGCCCTGGTGCGAAAAGCCCCAGCCATTTTTGCAACGGCTCAACCCCAAGTCCAGACGCCTCAGCGGCAACAAGTGCCTCGGCAAGAACACCAACAGTATTAAGAATGAAAGTGTTGCCCAGTACTTTCAGTGTGGACGCCCGTCCAACATCTACATCACCTTCACTTCCGGCTGAGAGGTCGATCGTCTTCTTGGACACGACACCGTCGAAGAACGGTCGTACTTTCTCGATTGCTGCACGCTTTCCGGCCGGAACGACGATAAGTTGTCCAGCGTCTGCCATGTTCGGTGCCCCGAAGACGGGACATGCGACGAAGTCTGCCCCCCGCTGGTTGAAGGCTGCTTCGGTTCGTCGGGACGTATCCGGATGCACGGTCGAGCAGTCGATAAAGGTCTTGCTAGACAAGTCTTGCGGGATGGTAGGGTCCGATATGATTGCGGTGACTATTGAGTTGAGGGCGGCATCATCGCCGACGCAGGTGAAAATTAGGTCGGATTGAGTTACCGCTTCGGTGAGGGTTGTTACGGCTTGGGCGTTTATAAGCTTCGAAGCGTGGACTATTGCTCGTGCGGTTGTACGATTGAATAGGAGTAAGGGACCTGTCTGGGGCCCTTTTTGGGCGATATTTTGGCTCATGCCCTGGGATAGCGGGTTAAATGAGGTTCTTGGGCTGGGCAGTTGGTGGTAGTCGACTTACACGGCCGATGTTGCCGAGGCCTATCCATGCAACTCTAGGTCCGGTCATGATGGCTGGAGTAAAAATGGGAGTTTCTTAGAGATGGATGAGTATGCAGAAGACGATTTCATTGTAAGACCGGGGAAGCATCGGGTCTTTTAATACGATGAGGGGTAAAACGGTTCAAATCTTAGCCGGTTGTGGCCACACATGGTATTTTGATATTCTGACATCCATCCCATCCTATCTTCATCAACACATTTTCACGTGAAGTTGCAATTTTCTACAAGACCAACCGAAATAACACCTCCAATCTAACGGGCCAAAGAGCCATGTCCTCTTCATccccttcttttcttccccaTAAGGATCAAAAACAGGATGACCAAAGATGATGAACTTTCTAGCCTTGGAATCGTTGCCTCGAAGAAATATATTTCAGACTGACAAGGGTTGAGCTCTGGAAGTGACGAGAAATCATGTTGTAGATAGAAAGGTGCATTGCACAAAGTGTCAATAATCCTAAGATTAGTTGACAAAAACATACGAATCATATTTTGCTGATGCATACATAGGCCAACATGATCCCCCGTTATTTTAGCACACATGTACCCCATTTAACAACCCAAGGATGTGCATTCTCAATCTCAACTCCATGTGGCTCTAGATCTTTGCGATTTCTTCGGAGATAAAGGTTCGAATTGCATCAGTATGGCGATACTGTCGAAGCGGCAATTAGAGAATGGGATCCAACAACCTAAGGAGTGGAACCCGAAGGCTTGAATACCGTAGTCAACCTGTACGTTAAATGTTGCCAGGCATGTCGAGCAATTATGGTGATTAGTATTGTTCTTTCTAATTCCAGCATTACCAGGCTAGCCCCAGCGGAGATGAGTTTATTATAGCGTGGAGGTTAGGGCCAAGGTAACTAGAGATGGGTTGAGGTACCCCCAACGATGAGGTAATCAATATATTTCCCAAAAACGTCAACTGATGTCAACTTTTTATTACCAAGCTTTTAGTCTTTGAAGATCAACTTGAAGTTGGAAGTTTCTTTTGAAATGCAGCAAAGGGGCATTTATATGGATTAATTTTGTGCTATTGATTTCCGTATCTCTCGCGTCCACTCAATCCTTGCAGCTGATAGCCGACTGTCGAGTTTTGATCAGATCCAAGTCGTAAGGGTTCTCCTCATATTGCGCTGCAGTCGCAACACGATGCAAAGACCGACCAGATTGCCGAGACGCGCGGGACGCACGACGTGTGACCATACCGCAAGACAGATCAGTAGACAGAGCATCGGTATCAATCGAGTCAACGTCATCAAatccccgagtcaccgaggtTAGCTTTTCACCCTTCTCCGAATCAGGTTCCTCCCGGCTAGTCGCCTGGTTCCTTTCGGCAAGGCGGCGCATGAAGGCATCCGCCTCAGAAGCATATGGACACCGCTGTCTGATGCGGGCGCCATACTTGTAGAAGATGAATGGAAAGGGCACACACGCAAGGGCCAAGAAGGCCGGAATCGACAAGGCCCAGTGAATGCCTAAATTATGGTATATGTAGGTTGTGAAAAGCGGGAAGGCCATGCCAAATAGTGAGCGAAGGGTAGAATTTGCGGCTAGCACAGAGGCAGATAAGATCGTGTATGAGTCGATAAGATAGTTGAAGACGCTAAGGAAGACGAGAACCATACCAAACCCGAAGGGCGCTCCTGCTGCGACCGAGGCCATCCAGTGGATGTTAGGCGAGTTAGTCCAGGCGAACCAGAATAAGCCGATTGGTAGTGCTATACCACCGACCATACTTGGGGGTAGTCTCAGTTCGGGAGCGAGTCGGTCGGTGGTCTGGCTGCACTTTTTGGCGTAGCGGAAGTTTTCAGGGAATTTATACATCACGGCCATTATCATCCCGACGAGGATACCAAGGAAGGCGAGACCACCGATGCCTTCGCCCCAGCCGCGGATGTCTTGGAAGACGATTGGGTAGGCGGCGAAGAGCATATAGAGTGTGCCGTAGATGATTGCCATATATATGGAGAAAAGTAGCACAATCGGCTCACAGAAGAGTAAGATCCACGGACGGGAAAGCGCGGTTCTCAAGGTCTTGCCCAGAGGAGCGGGACCACGGTCAATGTCAAACTGACTGCGATATACTTTCCCAGTCATGGCAGACATCTTTTCTGCGCGACGGCGCAGCAGAACAGGAGAATAAGTCTCTGGTAACAAGAGGAGAATACATAGCCAGAGCACACCCGAAAATACAGCAAGAAGTCCCTCCACCCACCTCCAGCCGGCAGCGGCAGCTAGGAATCCTCCAATCACTGGGCCTAGTGTCGGTCCTAGGAAGGGCGCAGCTGCAAAAAGACTAATAGCGATACCACGTTGAGAAGCTGGGAACATGTCCGCAATAGTGCCGCGTCCATTGCCAAAtggtgaagatccaaaagaACCTGCTAGGAATCGCAATATAATGAGTGTCTCGATGTTCATTGCACCCGCTGCGCCAGCATTGAACACAGtcagaaacaaaaaagagatGGTAAAAAATTTGTCTTCGACCGAAGATCTCACTAAGGGGTGCCCAGATCAAAGGCCCGATCGCGAATCCGAGCACAAATAGCGATACACCGAGAATAACGATTTCCTGGGAGGCACCAAAGTCCTCCATGATCTGGCGCATTCCGCCTGAAAACGCGGATGAGACCAATGACACTGCGAGAGTAGCAAATGATACTAGGAGTGAAATCGACCACTTTTTGATCGGGCGGAAGTTCATAGGATTGCGCGGGTCCTCAGGAATCCAGACGATGGCATATGGGTCGTCTTCGGTGCCTAAGCCGGTATATGAATATTGCATGACTTCCTCCGTGACAACCTTTTGGTCGAAAATCAGGCACCAGAAAGGGATTTTGGAAGGTAGCATAGACTCCCCGTCGTTGGTAGCTGTCATTTGGACGGGCTCAGACCAGAAGCTGTAACTTTATTAAAGAAGGATTGAGTCAAACAGCAAGATGGACGAGATTTTTTTCAAAGGCTTCCAAATGTTGAGACTGATttaagagaaaaaaaagaaatccccTTCAAGTATAACCGAAAGCAGCCTCGGCGTATTCGGCTCAACAATCGAACTATCAGAACTTCCCCCTGATATGCAACAAGTTCTATTGcaaaaaattaaaattaaCGGAGTACACATCTCTTGGCAAATGTGGGCCGTTTGCATAAATTTTCAGTGGAGTTCAACGGCTCTTGTAACCTGACTGGCCGAAGTGTCGGCCCGAACGCCATTTTTCGGCTTCCCGAGGGCTTTGATGGCTTGGCAGATGTAGATGGATTATCCAACAGATGGCCTAGATTTATGCAGGGATAGATTTGCCATAtatttttgttttgtttacTGCCAAGTGCCAAAGCACATCCAGCATCAAGATACTGAGATTGAGGCGGCCCCGCAAACATTGCTTTGAGGTGCTCGTACTTCGACTTCTCAACAGGAGCaaatgaaagagattgtagaacacttgaaatggtatgaaaaaatactctgaatttcttctaaataatgacaaggtccgcgccttttaagcaatctgtgcggacaatgctgactaaacatcacatatagtttatctgtctcggcatgacgccattgaggcatttgttcatgtctcagggtggcaccacacatctcgacacaccccccagtttttgaagctattcagagcttcaagaactgcttcttccatcactttctgggatgattctgtcgcgaatttcacgcataccaagcagctcccgaaacacgtgttgcttctgctttggtagcaccttggtgagcccatctgctggcatagctgcagtgggaacccagtccacattgactcggccttcactaacttcttgtttcatccagcatcggttaatgtccacatgtcgaaGCTTCGTATGCATTGCTGCCCCCTCCTTTGTCAATAGATCGACGGTTTGCTGGTTGTCGCACATGATGGAGAGTGGGTGATCTGGTTCGAATCCTAATGAATGGAGGACTCGGCGCCACCATTGGATGGTTTTTCCTGCTTCtgcgagggcaagaagtTCTGCTTCTGTGGTCGATGTCGTAACAGTCTTTTGTTTAGACGCTTTCCAGTCAATGGGGCCCCCGTACAGCTTACAAAGGTAACCTTCCGAGCTCTTCCGGTCTCGGTtgtcaccaaaagaagcatcACTTGCGAATTCAATTGACTTCGCAGCAAGGGATAGGCCAGGATTGTTTTCGGACTGTGTTGGATAAGCATCACGTGGTCGAGTACCGTACTCAATAGCCCAATACCTGGTCTCATAGAGGTACTGGATGATCCGATCGATAGCATCCATATGCTTGGGGCCGGGATTCGTCAGGAATTCTGCCACTTTGGATGTTGCTTTTGCGGcatctggtcttgaaatgGTAGTGGCATACTGAGCAGATCCAACTTTGGCTTGGTATCCATGTATCTGGCTCGGTGTAGCCACTCCATCATATGGGACAAGAGGTTCAACTCCTAGTGGGGAGCCAACCTTTCTTGTGGTGACGAGGTTGTACTTGTTCGTCATGCTCTCAATGTAGCTATCTTGGCAGAGCCATAGCTTCTTCTGATCTCTGTCTCTGAGAATGCGGATATTCAGAAACCAGGTGGCATCCAATTCTCGCatttcccattccttctttaGATCTTGATCCAACTTCGTAGCTTGCTTGGCGAAGTTGGGATGGTTAACAATGATGATGTCGTCAACATaaaagaagacaatgatgccatttgtTGTAAAAATGCAGGGGTCTTCTGGTACTGGGGTAAGCCTTAGGTTGACTAGTACCCGTGTTGCTTCCTGTTGCCATAGTCTTGGGGACATCCGAAGACCATACAGTGCTCGGTGAAGCATCCAGCAGTGCCCTTCCCGTTCGAATCCTGGGGGGCACTTGGTGTAGGTTTCACTTTGTAGGGACGAGTTTAAGAATGCCGTCACCACATCTCGCTGTCTcatgtcgaggtcgaaggcagcgaCCAGTGCAAATACAGCTCTCGCAGTTTTAACTGCTAGTGTGGCAGCTCTCTTTTCGTCGGTAGACAACCATTGTAAGTCACCTCGAACACAGATTCGTGCTTTGAACTTCTCGAGCACACCATTGGCGTCAAATTTATATGTGAACACCCACTTCAAGGGTAGGACCTGTGTGTTTTTTCGGTTCGGTGTCTGAACTTCTGTgtatgtctctttttttttcaatgtctgTACCTCGAAGCTTGCTGCTGCCATGAATTCCTTGGCAAATCGATGGTTCTTCATTTGGATCCAGTTctcaggtggtggtggaagatcctctCTGTGTGGTTTCGTTTTAAACCTTTGATTCATGCTTGTTGTGAATGCATAAAGTAGGCTTGGTGGCTCTTCTTGAGCAAGTGAGAGGTATGTTGCATAGTCTGGATcgatcctcggcttcctgctTCTTGTGCCAGTGACGATATTCGATGTTTCAATGCTCGCTGAGATGTCTCTCGGTGCTCGTTGTTGAGATGACAactctggtgttggtgagtatatcatctctctctggagttgtctctcgatctcctcttcttcatcgactgtctccactcccccagatccggttgattgtggaacagagatcggatctggcactgatgctgggatttgggttgacaaaattggagaggttgaaactattggtgatgatggcggtgatggttgtagtggtgagagatgtggtgaggcATCTCTTGGTGTATCCTCACTTCTTGTTTGCTCCCTTGGTCTCATAGTGGACTGCGGGGTCAATGGGAGATCGGATGCTGCTTTTGAACTTGCTAGCACTGgggttctttctctctccaccacctctgtgtcttctccttgattggtatgctcggtttcatcatgaagagctatccttgctattgactttggcatcctcgattggatgctcatttcaacttgtgcttcttccatggtaAGCACGGTTGGCTGCACGCCTAGTCCCTGTGACATGGTACTAATAGCGTCTTCTGAGTCAGGTAGTGGCCTCGATTTTGAATACCGTCTTGTTTCGTCAAACACAGCATCTCTGACAATTTCAACCTTTCCAATACCGGTTTTTCCTTTGTGTGGAAACCAGATCTTGTATAGATTTTTCGAGACATACCCGACAAGATATCCTATCTCCGCTCTTGGCGCCATTTTTTCTGACTGCACTCGCTTTAGGATTCTCGAGTACACCAAGCAGCCATATAACCTCACATTCGAGAGGTTAATCACTTGATCCTTAACACCATCTGGTGCGGCATGCTTTAGCAATTcattccatggaatcatccacttgttgttcatttttgtggGTACTCTGTTCAGTATATACGCTGCTGCGTACACTGCTTCAGGCCAAAGGTGTCGGGGAAGATCGGtgtcattgatgagggctcttgcagttcgtacaaccactcccccagatctttCGGCGGGACCATTCATCTCTGGTAGGCCTGGTGGTGAGTGTTCAATGGTACACCCTTCGGCCTCTATCATGGATTCCACTTCGTtgccagcacttctttcattgtcatagtgaaagaccctgatttcaatctttaaccagtttttcactagtgctatgaattttctgacggccatttgacactcgttcttctttgtgtgtgtgaacacaaagtggcatctaataccatcaagatagaagTGCGTTAACCAAATATGACCATTGTGTGCTGTTTGGTTTTGTACCAAGTCGAAGTGTACCCTTCCGAACACACCATATGCTTGGCCTATCTTCCTGCGAGAGATCTGCTTTGGCGCATCTGCCAATTGACAAGCTTCACAtacctgcttcttcttgccagggtTGCTTTCAATG
Above is a window of Penicillium digitatum chromosome 2, complete sequence DNA encoding:
- a CDS encoding MFS monosaccharide transporter, putative, which translates into the protein MGVSALMDKIKPGKAESQYPTATRADSTAVEKDNHTLDDSPVQYLTWRSFILGLCVSMGGFIFGYSTGQISGFTTMIDFKQRFAEYDAATGEYAFSNVRNGLIVGLLSIGTMVGALVAAPIADRIGRKYSISFWALLHIVGIIVQIATTDKWYQVAIGRLVAGLGVGALSSVVPMYQSESAPRQVRGAMVSAFQLFVAFGIFISYIVNFGTETLKNAASWRITMGVGFAWPLILGIGTLFLPESPRFAYRHGRTEEARDVMCKLYGVSSNHRVVAQEMADMKQKLEEELAHGHAPWQEVFTGPRMLHRILLGVALQSLQQLTGANFIFYYSTSIFHGIGLSNSYVTSIILGAVNFGMTLPGLYIVEHYGRRKCLMYGAAWMFVCFMIWASVGHEILNNNPSAHSAGVTMIVFTCFFIVGFATTWGPIIWAICGEMYPFKYRAICMGVATAANWTWNFLISFFTPFISNTIDFRYGYVFAACCFLAVLVVFFFVNETQGRTLEEVDTMYVLHVKPWKSAGWVPPEGIVADLQGSSTGGRKEVEAGTGEHQHHDESHEIREE
- a CDS encoding 6-phosphogluconate dehydrogenase family protein, whose translation is MTGPRVAWIGLGNIGRGMSQNIAQKGPQTGPLLLFNRTTARAIVHASKLINAQAVTTLTEAVTQSDLIFTCVGDDAALNSIVTAIISDPTIPQDLSSKTFIDCSTVHPDTSRRTEAAFNQRGADFVACPVFGAPNMADAGQLIVVPAGKRAAIEKVRPFFDGVVSKKTIDLSAGSEGDVDVGRASTLKVLGNTFILNTVGVLAEALVAAEASGLGVEPLQKWLGLFAPGPFANYAERMVGGDYCTREEPLFAVDLARKDLGHAYKIAKEGGLRMRNVEVMDGLLEGVKEVKGVKGDVAAVYGAVRKGAGMEFGNQ
- a CDS encoding MFS multidrug transporter, putative, with product MTATNDGESMLPSKIPFWCLIFDQKVVTEEVMQYSYTGLGTEDDPYAIVWIPEDPRNPMNFRPIKKWSISLLVSFATLAVSLVSSAFSGGMRQIMEDFGASQEIVILGVSLFVLGFAIGPLIWAPLTGAMNIETLIILRFLAGSFGSSPFGNGRGTIADMFPASQRGIAISLFAAAPFLGPTLGPVIGGFLAAAAGWRWVEGLLAVFSGVLWLCILLLLPETYSPVLLRRRAEKMSAMTGKVYRSQFDIDRGPAPLGKTLRTALSRPWILLFCEPIVLLFSIYMAIIYGTLYMLFAAYPIVFQDIRGWGEGIGGLAFLGILVGMIMAVMYKFPENFRYAKKCSQTTDRLAPELRLPPSMVGGIALPIGLFWFAWTNSPNIHWMASVAAGAPFGFGMVLVFLSVFNYLIDSYTILSASVLAANSTLRSLFGMAFPLFTTYIYHNLGIHWALSIPAFLALACVPFPFIFYKYGARIRQRCPYASEADAFMRRLAERNQATSREEPDSEKGEKLTSVTRGFDDVDSIDTDALSTDLSCGMVTRRASRASRQSGRSLHRVATAAQYEENPYDLDLIKTRQSAISCKD